One region of Primulina tabacum isolate GXHZ01 chromosome 17, ASM2559414v2, whole genome shotgun sequence genomic DNA includes:
- the LOC142531939 gene encoding costars family protein — MNVEEEVGRLKEEIKRLGIPQGDGSYKVTFGVLFNDDRCANIFEALVGTLRAAKKRKLLTYDGELLLQGVHDNVEITLKPEAASSDVPVKS, encoded by the exons ATGAACGTGGAAGAAGAGGTGGGCCGACTAAAAGAGGAGATCAAACGTCTGGGTATACCCCAAGGCGATGGCTCCTACAAG GTCACCTTTGGTGTGCTATTTAATGACGATAGGTGTGCAAACATATTTGAAGCTTTAGTTGGAACATTACGTGCAGCGAAAAAACGCAAGCTTTTAACTTATGATGGTGAACTATTATTGCAAGGAGTTCATGATAACGTCGAAATAACTCTCAAACCCGAAGCAGCATCAAGTGATGTCCCTGTGAAAAGTTAA
- the LOC142530910 gene encoding protein WHAT'S THIS FACTOR 9, mitochondrial translates to MSNKIRNPQTVFHKLLFSASQVRILPLSWHSYFQKQTHVNVCMKWKKDSYFDSIDSIHKSRQLKPIISMKNFFISSSSSPYDNYSIPISAVSKKGLHFGLNIKVARFLRSYPSFFEEFSGPLYNLPWFRLTQKAIELNKEERMIYEVFKDDILGRLKKLILMSGARKVIPMKVIKGLHWYLGLPDEFWDDPSDYVKGNKCFRIVDVEDGLKGLAVFEGNDVEKDGKFWSIMQKNAMKNGLYGGGADETIAFPLFPSKGLRLKHKINDWLNEFQCLPYISPYDDFSFLEPDSDLSEKRVVGLLHELLSLFVEHAAERKAFLCLRKCLCLPQKIHKAFERHPHMFYLSMKNKTCTVILKEAYCNELTIEPHPLAEIRKKYIDLMKDSVVILRNRSLNSRRAFDKENFSLENMDRVDEVTGTNRQYA, encoded by the coding sequence ATGTCCAACAAAATCAGAAACCCTCAAACGGTCTTTCACAAACTCCTGTTCTCGGCTTCCCAAGTCCGAATCCTTCCTTTATCTTGGCACTCctacttccagaaacaaactcATGTGAATGTGTGCATGAAATGGAAAAAAGACTCATACTTCGACTCCATTGATTCCATTCACAAATCCCGTCAACTCAAGCCCATCATCTCGATGAAAAACTTCTTTATATCCTCTTCCTCTTCACCTTATGACAACTATTCTATTCCAATCTCAGCCGTCTCCAAGAAAGGCTTACACTTTGGTTTAAATATAAAAGTGGCTAGGTTCTTGAGGAGCTATCCTTCTTTTTTTGAGGAGTTTAGTGGGCCCCTTTACAATTTGCCTTGGTTTAGATTGACTCAGAAAGCCATCGAGCTTAATAAAGAGGAAAGAATGATTTAtgaagtctttaaagatgataTCTTGGGTAGATTAAAAAAGCTTATCTTGATGAGTGGAGCTAGAAAGGTGATTCCAATGAAGGTAATTAAAGGCTTGCACTGGTATTTAGGGTTGCCTGATGAATTTTGGGATGACCCTTCGGATTATGTCAAAGGTAACAAGTGTTTTCGCATAGTGGACGTAGAAGATGGACTGAAGGGTTTGGCTGTTTTTGAAGGTAATGATGTTGAGAAGGATGGGAAATTTTGGTCAATAATGCAGAAGAATGCAATGAAGAATGGTCTATATGGTGGTGGTGCGGATGAGACAATTGCATTCCCATTGTTTCCCTCTAAAGGACTAAGGCTGAAACATAAGATAAATGATTGGTTAAACGAATTTCAATGCCTCCCTTACATCTCGCCTTACGATGACTTTTCTTTCTTGGAACCAGACAGCGATTTATCTGAGAAACGGGTTGTGGGATTGCTTCATGAGTTGTTGAGTCTGTTTGTTGAGCATGCTGCAGAAAGAAAGGCTTTTTTATGTTTGAGGAAATGCTTGTGTTTGCCGCAGAAGATTCACAAGGCATTTGAGAGGCATCCACACATGTTTTATTTGTCGATGAAGAATAAAACTTGCACAGTTATTCTGAAAGAGGCTTATTGCAATGAGCTTACTATAGAACCACATCCTCTGGCAGAAATAAGAAAGAAGTACATTGATTTGATGAAGGATTCGGTTGTAATTTTGAGGAATAGAAGTTTGAATAGTAGAAGGGCATTTGATAAAGAAAACTTTAGTTTAGAGAATATGGATCGCGTAGATGAAGTGACTGGTACAAACAGACAATATGCTTGA